Proteins encoded together in one Bradyrhizobium sp. PSBB068 window:
- a CDS encoding anti-sigma factor: MTCEEAEVLIHALIDGELDAGHAREVEAHVEGCAHCAALMKDYQEIRQAMAESDLRYKAPLELRRKIEKALPQPQAAPSRRSVLRGFAMGSAVSAMAATGLVAIVLRNDDEQRIENEVVSAHLRSLQAGHLIDVVSTDQHTVKPWFNGKLDVSPPVIDLTAQGFTLIGGRLDYVNAREIGAVVYKRRQHVINLFVAQTASTERKTAKVSTLQGFNIRRWSDRGLNYWAVSDLGADELTEFGDKFESAMRANKEG, translated from the coding sequence ATGACCTGCGAGGAAGCCGAAGTGCTGATCCACGCGCTGATCGACGGCGAACTCGACGCCGGCCATGCACGCGAAGTGGAAGCCCATGTCGAGGGGTGCGCGCATTGCGCCGCTCTCATGAAGGACTATCAGGAGATCCGCCAGGCGATGGCCGAGAGCGACCTGCGCTACAAGGCGCCGCTCGAGCTGCGCCGCAAGATCGAGAAGGCGCTGCCGCAGCCGCAGGCGGCGCCGAGCCGGCGCTCGGTGCTGCGCGGCTTTGCGATGGGCTCGGCGGTATCGGCGATGGCCGCGACGGGGCTGGTCGCGATCGTGCTGCGCAACGACGACGAGCAGCGCATCGAGAACGAGGTGGTGTCGGCGCATCTGCGCTCGCTGCAGGCCGGTCATCTGATCGACGTGGTCTCGACCGATCAGCATACGGTCAAGCCCTGGTTCAACGGCAAGCTCGACGTCTCGCCGCCGGTGATCGACCTCACCGCGCAGGGCTTCACGCTGATCGGCGGCCGGCTCGACTACGTCAACGCCCGCGAGATCGGCGCCGTGGTCTACAAGCGGCGCCAGCACGTGATCAACCTGTTCGTGGCGCAGACCGCCAGTACCGAACGCAAGACCGCGAAGGTCTCGACCTTGCAGGGCTTCAACATCCGGCGCTGGAGCGACCGCGGCCTGAATTACTGGGCGGTCAGCGATCTCGGCGCCGACGAGCTGACCGAGTTCGGCGACAAGTTCGAGAGCGCGATGCGCGCGAACAAGGAAGGGTGA
- the hpnO gene encoding aminobacteriohopanetriol synthase HpnO — protein sequence MVSSNLDVSEIFVEREGQRGAMHTRHLNEQLVRVLKTIGYDVGFQKGQGQYLFDRQGARYLDLLSGFGVFAIGRNHPALRKALKSVLDADLPNLVQLDVSTLAGVLAERLLEHVPYLDKVFFANSGAETVEAAIKFARGATGRPGIVYCGHSFHGLSYGALSLTDDSNFRSGFEPLLPGCTPIPFNDLEALEKALSSRQVGAFIVEPIQGKGVNMPTDEFLPGALALCRKYGTLFIADEIQTGIGRTGKFLAIEHWGIEPDMVLLAKALSGGHVPIGALLTRKNIFDKIFNQMDRAVVHGSTFAKNDLAMAAGIATLDVIKAEKLVENAAKRGAELRLALTRMVPGYELMKEVRGKGLMIGVEFGPPKSLRLKASWNLLETANKGLFCQLITVPLFKDHKILTQVAGHGLHTIKLLPPLMITEEDCSWIEKSFDDVIAGSHKVPGAIWSLGKTLVDNAVRKSA from the coding sequence ATGGTAAGTTCCAATTTAGACGTTTCCGAGATTTTTGTGGAGCGCGAGGGGCAGCGCGGTGCCATGCACACGCGTCATCTCAACGAGCAGCTCGTTCGCGTCCTCAAGACCATCGGCTATGACGTCGGCTTCCAGAAGGGGCAAGGCCAGTACCTGTTCGATCGTCAGGGGGCTCGTTACCTCGATCTATTGAGCGGATTTGGCGTTTTTGCGATTGGCCGCAATCATCCGGCCCTGCGCAAGGCGCTCAAGAGCGTGCTCGACGCCGATCTGCCCAATCTCGTGCAGCTCGACGTCTCGACGCTCGCGGGTGTGCTCGCGGAACGGCTTCTGGAGCATGTTCCATATCTGGACAAGGTGTTTTTCGCCAATTCCGGCGCCGAAACGGTCGAAGCTGCGATCAAGTTCGCGCGGGGCGCGACCGGCCGTCCGGGCATCGTCTATTGCGGGCATTCGTTCCACGGCCTGTCCTACGGCGCCCTGTCGCTGACCGATGATTCGAATTTCCGCAGCGGCTTCGAACCGCTGCTGCCGGGCTGCACGCCGATCCCGTTCAACGATCTCGAGGCGCTGGAGAAGGCGCTGTCGTCGCGCCAGGTCGGCGCCTTCATCGTCGAGCCGATCCAGGGCAAGGGCGTCAACATGCCCACCGACGAGTTCCTGCCCGGCGCGCTGGCGCTGTGCCGCAAATACGGCACGCTGTTCATCGCCGACGAGATCCAGACCGGGATCGGCCGCACCGGCAAGTTCCTCGCGATCGAGCACTGGGGCATCGAGCCCGACATGGTGCTGCTGGCGAAGGCGCTGTCCGGCGGCCACGTGCCGATCGGTGCGCTGCTGACGCGCAAGAACATCTTCGACAAGATCTTCAACCAGATGGACCGCGCGGTCGTGCACGGCTCGACCTTCGCCAAGAACGATCTGGCGATGGCCGCCGGCATCGCGACGCTCGATGTCATCAAGGCCGAGAAGCTCGTCGAGAACGCTGCCAAGCGCGGCGCCGAGCTCCGCCTCGCGCTGACGCGCATGGTGCCGGGCTATGAACTGATGAAGGAAGTCCGCGGCAAGGGCCTGATGATCGGCGTCGAGTTCGGCCCGCCGAAATCGCTGCGCCTGAAGGCGTCGTGGAACCTGCTGGAGACCGCCAACAAGGGCCTGTTCTGCCAGCTCATCACGGTGCCGCTGTTCAAGGATCACAAGATTCTCACGCAAGTCGCCGGCCACGGCCTCCACACCATCAAGCTGCTGCCGCCGCTGATGATCACCGAGGAAGACTGCAGCTGGATCGAGAAGTCGTTCGACGACGTGATCGCCGGCAGCCACAAGGTGCCCGGCGCGATCTGGTCGCTCGGCAAGACGCTGGTCGACAACGCGGTGCGCAAGTCGGCGTAA
- a CDS encoding cytochrome P450, producing MTYAVPVVTDVSYRDLLDDPYPIFRRLREMAPAVFVEPAKLTLVTRFDDIVRIERDPATYSADNPASLVNKVMGPTFMRKDGAEHAIGRKAIEPSFRPATIKEYWAPKFTAIANTLIDDLSAADEADLFSALAAPMASLSLMAMIGFRAMPWQTLAAWSQALIDGAGNYAADAEVERKAMRASADVDAAIDAVLDDHRSQPNPSILSSMVNAEPPMPLEGIRANIKVIIGGGLNEPRDAILTLVLGLLQNPAQQDNVLARPELWPAALEEAVRWISPIGMYPRRVTRDVELSGTTLPRDLQIGLCVGAANRDDSRFAEPDRFDVTRPKQSHLAFGAGPHFCAGTWVSRLTVGKIVVPMLFDRLRNLRLREETPPVVRGWVFRGPVTLPVRWDA from the coding sequence ATGACCTACGCCGTGCCCGTCGTCACCGACGTCTCGTATCGGGATCTGCTCGACGACCCCTATCCGATCTTCCGCCGCCTGCGCGAGATGGCGCCGGCGGTCTTCGTCGAGCCCGCCAAGCTGACACTGGTGACGCGCTTCGACGACATCGTGAGGATCGAGCGCGATCCCGCCACCTACTCCGCCGACAATCCGGCCTCGCTGGTCAACAAGGTGATGGGGCCGACCTTCATGCGCAAGGACGGCGCCGAGCATGCGATCGGCCGCAAGGCGATCGAACCCTCGTTCCGCCCGGCCACGATCAAGGAATACTGGGCGCCGAAATTCACCGCGATCGCCAACACGCTGATCGATGATCTGTCCGCGGCCGATGAGGCCGATCTGTTCTCCGCGCTGGCCGCTCCGATGGCCTCGCTCAGCCTGATGGCGATGATCGGGTTTCGCGCGATGCCGTGGCAGACGCTGGCCGCGTGGTCGCAGGCGCTGATCGACGGCGCCGGCAATTACGCCGCCGATGCCGAGGTCGAACGCAAGGCGATGCGGGCGAGCGCCGATGTCGATGCCGCGATCGACGCGGTGCTCGACGATCATCGCAGCCAGCCGAATCCTTCGATCCTGTCCTCGATGGTCAATGCCGAGCCGCCGATGCCGCTCGAGGGCATCCGCGCCAACATCAAGGTGATCATCGGCGGCGGGCTGAACGAACCGCGCGATGCGATCCTGACCCTCGTGCTCGGCCTCCTGCAAAACCCGGCGCAGCAGGACAACGTGCTGGCCAGGCCCGAGCTGTGGCCCGCAGCGCTGGAGGAAGCGGTGCGCTGGATCTCGCCGATCGGCATGTATCCGCGCCGTGTCACCCGCGATGTCGAACTCTCCGGCACCACGCTGCCGCGCGACCTTCAGATCGGCCTCTGCGTCGGCGCGGCGAACCGCGACGACAGCCGCTTCGCCGAGCCCGATCGCTTCGACGTGACGCGGCCGAAGCAATCGCATCTGGCGTTCGGCGCCGGGCCGCATTTCTGCGCCGGCACCTGGGTGTCGCGGCTCACCGTCGGCAAGATCGTGGTGCCGATGCTGTTCGACCGGCTGCGCAATCTGCGCCTCCGCGAGGAGACGCCGCCCGTCGTTCGCGGCTGGGTGTTCCGCGGCCCGGTCACGCTGCCGGTGCGCTGGGACGCGTGA
- a CDS encoding DUF2147 domain-containing protein, with amino-acid sequence MLHCPRTFARTIAVSGLFLATVLSPALAADPTGDWKVADGVATIRVAQCNGNMWGVVSWEKTPGGKDKNNPDPAKQSRPTLGMPILIDMKKKAGADAWEGQVYNAKDGQLYSSTIKPVGTDQLEIQGCVLGFLCGGETWTRVGPPIPVSAAGNPAPAGAPAAKGALPKPAAPQKTTGAVAPAAKPAQKQAATPPGTANASADTVGDICLLPDIARPTH; translated from the coding sequence ATGTTGCACTGCCCAAGAACATTCGCACGTACAATAGCCGTTTCAGGTTTATTTTTGGCCACCGTATTATCACCGGCGCTTGCAGCGGACCCGACCGGCGACTGGAAGGTCGCAGACGGTGTCGCCACCATCCGCGTCGCCCAGTGCAATGGCAACATGTGGGGTGTGGTGTCCTGGGAAAAAACCCCCGGCGGTAAGGATAAGAACAATCCTGATCCGGCCAAGCAGAGCAGGCCCACCCTCGGCATGCCGATCCTGATCGACATGAAGAAGAAGGCCGGCGCCGATGCGTGGGAAGGCCAAGTCTACAACGCCAAGGACGGTCAGCTCTACAGCTCGACCATCAAGCCGGTCGGCACCGACCAGCTCGAGATCCAGGGCTGCGTGCTCGGATTCCTGTGCGGCGGCGAGACCTGGACCCGCGTCGGTCCGCCGATCCCGGTGAGCGCCGCCGGCAACCCGGCCCCCGCAGGGGCCCCTGCTGCGAAGGGCGCCCTTCCCAAACCGGCAGCGCCGCAGAAGACCACCGGCGCCGTGGCGCCTGCCGCCAAGCCGGCTCAAAAGCAGGCAGCCACCCCCCCGGGCACCGCCAATGCGTCGGCGGACACCGTAGGCGATATCTGCCTGCTGCCGGACATCGCGCGACCGACGCACTGA
- a CDS encoding cupredoxin family copper-binding protein: protein MSTINRRDFGIAVVAAMLLPVTAARAEDTAVHIDNFSFTPNPLDVKVGTTVTWTNRDDIPHTVVCAGKFRSKTMDTDGTFSFTFTEPGEYKYFCSLHPHMTGSIKVG from the coding sequence ATGAGTACGATCAATCGACGCGACTTCGGGATCGCCGTGGTCGCGGCCATGTTGCTGCCGGTCACTGCGGCCCGCGCCGAAGACACCGCGGTCCACATCGACAATTTCTCGTTCACGCCGAACCCGCTCGACGTGAAGGTCGGCACGACAGTGACCTGGACCAACCGCGACGACATCCCGCACACCGTGGTGTGCGCGGGGAAATTCCGCTCCAAGACCATGGATACCGACGGCACCTTCTCGTTCACCTTCACGGAGCCCGGCGAGTACAAGTATTTCTGCTCGCTGCATCCGCACATGACAGGCAGTATCAAGGTTGGGTAA
- a CDS encoding GMC family oxidoreductase N-terminal domain-containing protein, with amino-acid sequence MPRRLEGDFDYIIVGAGTAGCIVANRLSADPSKRVLLLEAGGKDNWIWFHIPVGYLFAIGNPRSDWMFKTEAEPGLNGRALAYPRGKVIGGSSAINAMISMRGQAADYDHWRQLGLTGWSYSDVLPAFKKLEDHFLGASEHHGVGGGWRIEAPRLSWQILDAVGDAAEEMGIKRIADFNTGDNEGTSYFHVNQKRGRRWSSARGFLKPVLNRSNLRLETNVLVDRLIIESGRAAGVLFRQGNETVEARARGEVILCAGSIGTTQVLHRSGIGPSEWLSPLGIDIVADMQGIGHNLQDHLQQRAIYKVSGVRTLNETYYNLVRRGLMGLDYAFRRRGPLTMAPSQLGIFTRSDATRSRANIQFHVQPLSLDKFGDPLHRFPAITVSACNLQPSSRGTVRIKSTAPDDKPSIAPNYLSTDDDRQVAADAIRTTRRLMKQKALEQYHPEEFLPGPSVGDDDASLAKAAGDIGTTIFHPVGTAKMGTANDPMAVVDERLRFYGLHGLRIADASVMPTITSGNTNTPTAMIAEKGAAMILRDAR; translated from the coding sequence ATGCCGCGAAGGCTCGAGGGTGATTTCGACTACATTATCGTCGGCGCGGGCACGGCGGGCTGCATCGTGGCCAACCGCCTGTCGGCCGATCCGAGCAAGCGCGTGCTGCTGTTGGAAGCCGGCGGCAAGGACAACTGGATCTGGTTTCATATCCCGGTCGGCTATCTCTTCGCGATCGGCAATCCGCGCTCGGACTGGATGTTCAAGACCGAGGCCGAGCCGGGCCTCAACGGCCGTGCGCTCGCCTATCCGCGCGGCAAGGTGATCGGCGGCTCGTCGGCGATCAACGCCATGATCTCGATGCGCGGCCAGGCCGCAGACTACGATCACTGGCGGCAGCTCGGCCTCACCGGCTGGAGCTACAGCGACGTGCTGCCGGCGTTCAAGAAGCTGGAGGATCACTTCCTCGGTGCAAGCGAGCATCACGGCGTCGGCGGCGGCTGGCGCATCGAAGCGCCGCGGCTGTCGTGGCAGATCCTCGATGCGGTCGGCGATGCCGCCGAGGAGATGGGTATCAAGCGGATTGCGGATTTCAACACCGGCGACAATGAAGGCACCAGCTACTTCCACGTCAACCAGAAGCGCGGCCGGCGCTGGTCGTCGGCGCGCGGTTTCTTGAAGCCGGTGCTCAACCGCAGCAATCTCAGGCTGGAAACCAACGTGCTGGTCGATCGCTTGATCATCGAGAGCGGCCGCGCCGCCGGCGTGCTGTTCCGCCAGGGCAATGAGACTGTGGAAGCGCGCGCCCGGGGCGAAGTGATTCTCTGCGCCGGCTCGATCGGCACCACGCAGGTGCTGCACCGCTCGGGCATCGGCCCGTCCGAATGGCTGTCGCCGCTCGGCATCGACATCGTCGCTGACATGCAGGGCATCGGCCACAATCTGCAGGATCATCTGCAGCAGCGCGCGATCTACAAGGTGTCGGGCGTGCGCACGCTGAACGAGACCTATTACAACCTCGTCCGGCGCGGCCTGATGGGCCTCGACTACGCGTTCCGCCGCCGCGGTCCGCTGACCATGGCGCCGTCGCAGCTCGGCATCTTCACGCGCTCGGATGCGACGCGCTCGCGCGCCAACATCCAGTTCCACGTGCAGCCGCTGTCGCTCGACAAGTTCGGCGATCCCCTGCATCGCTTCCCCGCGATCACGGTCAGCGCCTGCAACCTGCAACCGAGCTCGCGCGGCACGGTGCGGATCAAATCGACCGCGCCCGACGACAAGCCGTCGATCGCGCCGAATTACCTCTCGACCGACGACGACCGCCAGGTCGCGGCCGACGCGATCCGCACCACGCGCAGACTGATGAAGCAGAAGGCGCTGGAGCAATATCATCCCGAGGAATTCCTGCCCGGCCCCTCGGTCGGCGACGACGACGCCTCGCTCGCCAAGGCCGCCGGAGACATCGGCACCACGATCTTCCACCCGGTCGGCACCGCGAAGATGGGAACGGCCAACGATCCGATGGCCGTGGTCGACGAACGCCTGCGCTTCTACGGCCTGCACGGCCTGCGCATCGCGGATGCCTCCGTGATGCCGACCATCACCTCCGGCAATACCAACACGCCGACCGCGATGATCGCCGAGAAGGGCGCGGCGATGATCCTCAGGGATGCAAGATAG
- a CDS encoding sigma-70 family RNA polymerase sigma factor produces the protein MVVNASQDDPEKARRFREAALPYLDDAYTLARYLLRDAADAEDAVQECYLRAYKHFDSYRGPAMKPWLFAILRNVCRAEYARRKTAPTAVEELPEGGDQTPMWNEAPETPEKQMLRRFDGDTVRKLVAALAEPFRETFVLREIQNLSYREIADVAAVPVGTVMSRLARARAMLRSAWLAEQEQAK, from the coding sequence ATGGTTGTCAACGCGTCGCAAGACGATCCCGAAAAGGCACGGCGCTTCCGCGAGGCCGCGCTGCCCTACCTTGACGACGCCTACACCCTGGCGCGCTATCTGCTGCGCGATGCCGCCGATGCGGAGGACGCGGTGCAGGAATGCTACCTGCGCGCCTACAAGCATTTCGACAGCTACCGCGGACCTGCGATGAAACCGTGGCTGTTCGCGATCCTGCGCAATGTCTGCCGCGCCGAATATGCCCGCCGCAAGACCGCCCCCACCGCGGTCGAGGAGCTGCCCGAGGGCGGCGATCAGACCCCGATGTGGAACGAAGCCCCGGAGACACCCGAGAAGCAGATGCTGCGCCGCTTCGACGGCGACACCGTGCGCAAGCTGGTCGCGGCGCTCGCCGAGCCGTTCCGCGAGACCTTTGTGCTCAGGGAAATCCAGAATCTTTCATACCGCGAGATCGCCGATGTCGCCGCCGTGCCGGTCGGCACCGTGATGTCCCGTCTCGCGCGCGCCCGCGCCATGCTGCGATCAGCCTGGCTCGCGGAACAGGAGCAAGCGAAATGA
- a CDS encoding alpha/beta hydrolase — translation MTQPQRILVGDVGAQVAVKRWGDPASGKPVALLLHGTGFVAEVWTEVAEALAADYTVYAYDRRGHGLSHKPPTERYHFEDFAGDVCTVVERMDLKDIYGIGHSAGATDLLLATKLMPDRFARLFVTEPTAMDPHAPRAGDLSGISNASLQGVLRRRAEFDNAEDLFRRLRAAPTFATWTERSLWAYVHHGFARLDDGRMQLRCTPEIEQAMLRPIFQAMEQIYTGDSRGNPFPWFSEIACPVRIATAEQSWPIYKEMADRAAALIPYTSRWTFDGVGHCVAQEAPELMIAAVRTFAARAD, via the coding sequence ATGACGCAGCCGCAGCGAATTCTGGTTGGCGATGTCGGCGCGCAGGTCGCGGTGAAGCGATGGGGCGATCCCGCCTCGGGCAAGCCTGTGGCGCTGCTGCTGCACGGCACCGGCTTTGTCGCCGAGGTCTGGACCGAGGTCGCGGAAGCGCTCGCCGCCGACTACACCGTCTATGCGTACGACCGGCGCGGCCACGGCTTGAGCCACAAGCCCCCCACCGAGCGCTATCACTTCGAGGATTTCGCCGGTGACGTTTGTACCGTGGTCGAACGCATGGACCTGAAGGACATCTACGGCATCGGCCACAGCGCCGGCGCGACCGACCTGCTGCTGGCAACGAAGTTGATGCCGGACCGCTTCGCTCGGCTGTTCGTGACGGAGCCGACCGCGATGGACCCGCACGCGCCGCGCGCCGGCGACCTGAGTGGCATCTCGAACGCGTCACTGCAAGGCGTGCTGCGCCGTCGCGCCGAATTCGACAATGCCGAAGATCTGTTCCGACGGCTGCGCGCCGCGCCAACCTTCGCGACGTGGACCGAGCGGTCGCTGTGGGCCTATGTGCATCACGGCTTCGCGCGGCTCGATGACGGCCGCATGCAACTGCGCTGCACGCCCGAAATCGAACAGGCGATGCTCAGGCCGATCTTCCAGGCCATGGAGCAGATCTATACCGGCGATTCCCGCGGCAATCCGTTCCCGTGGTTCTCCGAGATCGCCTGCCCGGTCCGCATCGCGACCGCCGAACAGTCATGGCCGATCTACAAGGAGATGGCCGACCGCGCCGCAGCCCTGATCCCGTACACCAGCCGCTGGACCTTCGATGGCGTCGGCCATTGCGTCGCGCAGGAGGCGCCGGAGCTGATGATTGCGGCGGTTCGGACGTTCGCCGCGCGCGCGGACTAA
- a CDS encoding metallophosphoesterase: MSGHDHNHHDEEKGVSRRKVLECMTWAGTGVLWTVTGGVPHSLGIVGSAKAAEATGMTFMQISDSHVGFDKPANPNAIGTLEEAINKVKGMQVKPSFMIHTGDITHLSKASEFDDADRIISQAKLDVHYVPGEHDFIDEEVKLYKERYGKGTKGPGYYSFDAGGVHFVGLVNVVDLKGGGLGNLGNEQLEWLENDLKGRSKSTPIVLFAHIPLWTVYPQWGWGTEDGARALEYVKGFGSVTVLNGHIHQVMQKVEGNVTFHTARSTAFPQPAPGAAPSPGPMKVEDAKLRSMLGVASINFKQNSQPLAIIDTPLQG; encoded by the coding sequence ATGAGCGGACACGATCACAATCACCACGATGAGGAAAAAGGCGTCAGCCGACGCAAGGTGCTGGAATGCATGACCTGGGCCGGCACCGGCGTGCTGTGGACCGTCACCGGCGGCGTGCCGCATTCGCTCGGCATCGTCGGCTCGGCCAAGGCCGCGGAAGCGACCGGCATGACCTTCATGCAGATCAGCGACAGCCATGTCGGCTTCGACAAGCCGGCCAATCCGAACGCCATCGGCACGCTGGAGGAGGCGATCAACAAGGTCAAGGGGATGCAGGTCAAGCCGTCCTTCATGATCCACACCGGCGACATCACGCATCTGTCGAAGGCGTCCGAATTCGACGACGCCGATCGCATCATCTCGCAGGCCAAGCTCGACGTGCATTACGTGCCGGGCGAGCACGACTTCATCGACGAAGAGGTCAAGCTCTACAAGGAGCGCTACGGCAAGGGCACCAAGGGTCCGGGCTACTATTCGTTCGACGCCGGCGGCGTCCACTTCGTCGGCCTCGTCAACGTCGTCGACCTCAAGGGCGGCGGCCTCGGCAATCTCGGCAACGAGCAGCTGGAATGGCTGGAGAACGACCTCAAGGGCCGTTCGAAGTCGACCCCGATCGTGCTGTTCGCCCACATCCCGCTGTGGACGGTCTATCCGCAATGGGGCTGGGGCACCGAGGACGGCGCCCGCGCGCTGGAATACGTCAAGGGCTTCGGCTCGGTCACCGTGCTCAACGGCCACATCCACCAGGTGATGCAGAAGGTCGAGGGCAACGTCACCTTCCACACCGCGCGTTCGACCGCCTTCCCGCAGCCGGCGCCGGGTGCCGCGCCCTCGCCCGGCCCGATGAAGGTCGAGGATGCCAAGCTGCGCAGCATGCTCGGCGTCGCCAGCATCAACTTCAAGCAGAACAGCCAGCCGCTGGCGATCATCGACACGCCGCTGCAAGGCTGA
- a CDS encoding pyridoxamine 5'-phosphate oxidase family protein, with translation MADPIRAPFYHDGMRELQDRFDGRRVADGLEKHRLHFEFWEQDRKLIEETRFFFVATSYQDNVDCSMRSGDPGFVKITGPDTLEYPEYDGNNMYRTLGNIHRNPNVGLLFVRLDGKTFRTRIRGKATIDDSVEALARHHGAKVVVRVKCEIFPNCPRYIPDLMGASADVPANPFVPRPGYEPPAPEWKSRDYLKDVLSKYDPHRKT, from the coding sequence GTGGCAGACCCGATCCGCGCCCCATTCTACCACGATGGAATGCGTGAGCTGCAGGACCGTTTCGACGGCCGCCGCGTCGCCGACGGTCTTGAGAAGCATCGTCTCCACTTCGAATTCTGGGAGCAGGACCGCAAGCTCATCGAAGAGACGCGGTTCTTTTTCGTTGCGACGAGCTATCAGGACAACGTCGATTGCTCGATGCGGTCCGGCGATCCAGGCTTCGTGAAGATCACCGGGCCCGACACGCTCGAGTACCCCGAGTATGACGGCAACAACATGTACCGCACGCTCGGCAACATCCACCGCAACCCGAATGTCGGGTTGCTGTTCGTCCGCCTTGACGGCAAGACGTTTCGCACGCGCATCCGCGGCAAGGCAACAATCGACGACAGCGTGGAAGCGCTTGCCCGGCACCATGGCGCGAAGGTCGTCGTGCGCGTCAAGTGCGAAATCTTTCCCAATTGCCCGCGCTATATTCCGGACCTGATGGGCGCTTCAGCTGATGTGCCGGCGAATCCGTTCGTTCCTCGGCCCGGATACGAGCCGCCCGCCCCCGAATGGAAAAGCCGGGATTATCTCAAGGACGTGCTTTCGAAATACGATCCGCATCGGAAAACGTGA
- a CDS encoding GFA family protein — protein sequence MTGGCHCGEIRYEVTGEPVVHALCHCTDCRRHAGAPLVGWVMVAEDALKVTRGEPRVYRSSEHGRRQQRR from the coding sequence GTGACCGGCGGCTGTCACTGCGGCGAGATTCGTTACGAGGTCACCGGGGAACCGGTCGTCCATGCGCTGTGTCACTGCACCGATTGCCGGCGCCACGCCGGCGCGCCGCTGGTCGGCTGGGTGATGGTCGCCGAGGACGCCCTCAAGGTGACCAGGGGCGAGCCCAGGGTCTACCGATCCTCGGAACACGGTCGGCGGCAGCAACGTAGATGA
- a CDS encoding amidohydrolase — translation MPIVNRVADLQPDIQAWRRNIHEHPELLYDVHRTASFVADRLREFGCDEVVTGLGKTGVVGVIKGKKGAAKGDVKVIGLRADMDALPIHEETNLPYASKTPGKMHACGHDGHTAMLLGAARYLAETRNFAGDAVVIFQPAEEGGAGAAAMIKDGLMDRFGVQQVYGMHNGPGIPIGSFAIRSGPIMASTDEVNINIEGLGGHAARPHKCIDSVMVGAQLITALQSIVSRSVDPLDSAVISICEFHAGHARNVIPQTAVLRGTVRTLTPEVRQLIEKRIGEVVKGVAQLTGARIDLDYKRGYPVTVNHASQTEFATRIAKEVAGDGNVHTMPPLMGGEDFSYMLEARPGAFIFCGNGDSAGLHHPAYNFNDEAIVYGTSYFVKIVEDALAA, via the coding sequence ATGCCCATCGTCAATCGCGTCGCCGATCTGCAACCCGATATCCAGGCCTGGCGCCGCAACATCCATGAACATCCCGAGCTGCTCTACGATGTGCACCGCACTGCATCATTCGTGGCCGACCGGCTCAGGGAATTCGGTTGCGACGAGGTCGTGACCGGTCTCGGCAAGACCGGCGTCGTCGGGGTCATCAAGGGCAAGAAGGGCGCGGCCAAGGGCGACGTCAAGGTGATCGGCCTGCGCGCCGACATGGATGCGCTGCCGATCCACGAGGAAACCAACCTGCCTTACGCCTCGAAGACGCCGGGCAAGATGCACGCCTGCGGCCATGACGGCCACACCGCGATGCTGCTCGGCGCGGCGCGCTATCTCGCCGAGACGCGCAATTTCGCCGGCGATGCGGTCGTGATCTTCCAGCCGGCCGAGGAGGGCGGGGCCGGTGCAGCCGCGATGATCAAGGACGGCTTGATGGACCGCTTCGGCGTCCAGCAGGTCTACGGCATGCACAACGGTCCGGGGATTCCGATCGGCTCGTTCGCGATCCGCTCCGGCCCGATCATGGCCTCCACCGACGAGGTCAATATCAACATCGAAGGGCTCGGCGGCCACGCGGCGCGGCCGCACAAATGCATCGATTCCGTGATGGTCGGCGCGCAGCTCATCACCGCGCTGCAGTCGATTGTGTCGCGCAGCGTCGATCCGCTCGATTCCGCCGTGATCTCGATTTGCGAATTCCATGCCGGCCATGCCCGCAACGTGATCCCGCAGACCGCGGTGCTGCGCGGCACCGTGCGCACCCTGACCCCGGAGGTCCGGCAGTTGATAGAGAAGCGCATCGGCGAAGTGGTCAAGGGCGTCGCCCAGCTGACCGGCGCCCGGATCGATCTCGACTACAAGCGCGGCTATCCGGTCACCGTCAACCACGCCTCGCAGACCGAATTCGCGACCCGCATCGCCAAGGAAGTGGCCGGCGACGGCAACGTGCATACGATGCCGCCGCTGATGGGCGGCGAGGACTTTTCGTACATGCTGGAAGCGCGGCCCGGCGCCTTCATCTTCTGCGGCAACGGCGACAGCGCGGGCTTGCATCACCCCGCCTACAATTTCAACGACGAGGCGATCGTGTACGGCACCTCGTATTTCGTGAAGATCGTGGAGGACGCGCTGGCGGCGTGA